A stretch of Ferribacterium limneticum DNA encodes these proteins:
- the mnmC gene encoding bifunctional tRNA (5-methylaminomethyl-2-thiouridine)(34)-methyltransferase MnmD/FAD-dependent 5-carboxymethylaminomethyl-2-thiouridine(34) oxidoreductase MnmC, whose product MEKLQPARLEFVAYDTPYSAAFDDVYHSALGGPAQARHVFLAGNELPQRWQDKDRFVILETGFGTGLNFLATWQAWRDDPQRCRRLHFISFEKHPFSLADLATCQQAWPEFAELAAELQQKWPPLVPGMHRLHLDGGQVILTLTFGDAAMQLRTIDASVDAFYLDGFSPPKNPELWSPHFCKGLARLTAPGATLATWSVAGHVRQALKDAEFEVAKRPGPVGKRQMLVGRFRSRRPDRHVAPTDRRAIVIGAGIAGSTTAYALAAAGWQVTVLEQAEAPAQGASSNLAGMLRPLPSADDNRLSRITRAGFLATRALLAALPEARWSPCGVLHLAREPEHEAQQRRAVEQLGFPPELLRFVEADAASRLLGQPVSIGGWWFPNGGWVQPPSVCRAALSAFPERITTHFNAAVDRIVRTNDQWHALEANGKLLAEAPVLVMASGAAAPRFEQFAWLPQRSGRGQVSHLPATGGKPLNTVLFQIGYAIPAIDGTQLIGASLSYEDDEPAEREADHRDNLARLRLTLPDFAAGLDPATLHGRVGFRPMSPDRMPIVGAVPDAMTATPNTRLHNIPRQSGLWCVQGFGARGIVWSALMADLLISQLEGEPLPLERDLVDALDPGRFLIKAARSPSGEFPPDEEATEPAA is encoded by the coding sequence GTGGAAAAACTGCAGCCTGCCAGGCTCGAATTCGTTGCCTACGACACGCCCTACTCGGCGGCCTTTGACGACGTTTATCACTCCGCCCTCGGCGGACCGGCGCAGGCCAGGCATGTCTTCCTGGCTGGCAACGAACTGCCGCAGCGTTGGCAGGACAAGGACCGTTTCGTCATCCTCGAAACCGGCTTCGGCACCGGACTGAATTTCCTGGCCACCTGGCAGGCCTGGCGTGATGATCCGCAACGCTGCCGCCGGCTGCACTTCATCTCCTTCGAGAAACATCCGTTCTCACTGGCCGACCTCGCCACCTGCCAGCAGGCCTGGCCGGAATTCGCCGAGCTGGCGGCCGAACTGCAGCAAAAATGGCCGCCGTTGGTGCCCGGTATGCACCGCCTGCATCTCGATGGCGGGCAGGTCATCCTGACCCTGACCTTCGGTGACGCCGCAATGCAATTGCGCACTATCGATGCCTCGGTCGATGCCTTTTACCTTGACGGCTTTTCACCGCCCAAGAATCCGGAGCTGTGGTCCCCGCATTTCTGCAAAGGGCTCGCCCGCCTGACCGCGCCCGGTGCAACCCTCGCCACCTGGTCGGTCGCCGGCCATGTCCGCCAGGCATTGAAGGACGCTGAATTCGAAGTCGCCAAACGCCCCGGCCCAGTGGGTAAGCGGCAGATGCTGGTCGGCCGCTTCCGCTCCCGTCGCCCGGATCGCCACGTCGCCCCGACCGATCGCCGGGCCATCGTCATCGGCGCCGGCATTGCCGGCAGCACCACAGCCTATGCGCTGGCTGCTGCTGGCTGGCAGGTGACGGTACTGGAGCAGGCCGAAGCTCCCGCCCAGGGCGCTTCCAGCAATCTGGCCGGCATGCTGCGCCCCTTGCCCAGTGCCGACGACAACCGTCTTTCCCGCATCACCCGTGCTGGTTTCCTGGCCACCCGTGCCCTGCTCGCCGCCCTGCCCGAAGCCCGCTGGTCGCCCTGTGGCGTGCTGCACCTCGCCCGCGAACCCGAGCATGAAGCGCAACAACGGCGGGCCGTCGAGCAACTCGGCTTCCCACCCGAACTGCTGCGATTCGTCGAGGCCGACGCAGCAAGTCGCCTGCTTGGCCAGCCAGTAAGCATTGGGGGCTGGTGGTTCCCGAACGGTGGCTGGGTGCAGCCGCCCTCGGTCTGCCGGGCCGCTCTCAGCGCCTTTCCCGAGCGCATCACGACGCACTTCAATGCCGCAGTCGACCGGATCGTTCGCACCAACGATCAATGGCATGCCCTCGAAGCCAATGGCAAGCTGCTGGCCGAAGCGCCCGTATTGGTCATGGCCAGCGGCGCTGCTGCCCCGCGTTTCGAACAGTTCGCCTGGCTGCCGCAACGTTCCGGCCGCGGCCAGGTCAGCCATCTGCCCGCAACCGGTGGCAAGCCGCTGAATACCGTGCTCTTCCAGATCGGCTACGCCATACCCGCCATTGACGGCACCCAGCTGATCGGCGCTTCTCTTTCCTACGAGGACGATGAACCTGCCGAACGCGAGGCGGACCACCGCGACAATCTGGCCCGTCTCCGGCTGACCCTGCCCGATTTCGCAGCCGGCCTCGACCCGGCGACCCTGCACGGCCGCGTCGGCTTCCGCCCGATGTCGCCAGACCGGATGCCCATTGTCGGCGCCGTGCCGGACGCCATGACCGCAACCCCCAACACCCGCCTCCACAATATTCCCCGCCAATCCGGCCTGTGGTGCGTTCAGGGCTTTGGCGCCCGAGGCATCGTCTGGTCGGCGCTGATGGCCGATCTGCTGATCAGCCAGCTCGAAGGTGAGCCGCTGCCGCTTGAGCGTGACCTCGTCGATGCGCTAGACCCCGGCCGCTTCCTGATCAAGGCTGCGCGCAGCCCGAGCGGGGAATTTCCACCGGACGAAGAGGCTACCGAACCGGCAGCATGA
- the lysS gene encoding lysine--tRNA ligase codes for MSNPEQQAPVQQDENQLIAERRAKLAEWRKTGKAFPNDFQRENTAAKVLEGYGEKTAEELEGLPVEVKLGGRMMLKRVMGKASFATIQDLSGRIQLYITRDRVGEEVYADFKTWDLGDIIGVTGSLMKTKTGELSIQASEIRLLTKSLRPLPDKFHGLADQEMKYRQRYVDLIMNEETRFTFRARSAIVSSIRNFMTGHGFMEVETPMMHPIPGGASAKPFVTHHNALDMQQFLRIAPELYLKRLVVGGFEKVFEINRNFRNEGLSPRHNPEFTMMEFYEAYANYHTLMDFTEGLLRHTAREALGKEVFVYQGRELDLSKPFHRLTINQAIQRQHPEFSDAELADPEFLKAKIKHFGEPLKPGGLGSLQLQLFEACAEAQCWEPTFIIDYPVEVSPLARASDTNPEITERFELFIVGREIANGFSELNDAEDQAARFQEQMKAKDAGDEEAMYYDADFIRALEYGLPPTGGCGIGIDRLIMLLTDAAAIRDVILFPSMRPE; via the coding sequence ATGTCCAACCCCGAACAGCAAGCCCCGGTCCAGCAAGACGAAAACCAGCTCATCGCCGAGCGCCGCGCCAAACTGGCCGAGTGGCGCAAGACCGGGAAAGCCTTCCCGAACGACTTCCAGCGCGAGAACACCGCGGCCAAGGTCCTCGAAGGCTATGGCGAGAAGACGGCGGAAGAACTCGAAGGTCTGCCGGTTGAAGTCAAGCTGGGCGGCCGCATGATGCTCAAGCGCGTCATGGGCAAGGCATCCTTCGCCACCATTCAGGACCTGTCCGGCCGCATCCAGCTTTACATCACCCGCGACCGCGTCGGTGAAGAGGTCTATGCCGACTTCAAGACCTGGGACCTGGGTGACATCATCGGCGTCACCGGCAGCCTGATGAAGACCAAGACTGGCGAACTGTCAATCCAGGCCAGCGAAATCCGCCTGCTGACCAAGTCGCTGCGCCCCCTGCCCGACAAGTTCCACGGCCTGGCCGACCAGGAAATGAAGTATCGCCAGCGTTACGTCGATCTGATCATGAACGAGGAAACGCGCTTCACCTTCCGCGCCCGTTCGGCCATCGTCTCGTCGATCCGCAATTTCATGACCGGCCACGGCTTCATGGAAGTCGAAACGCCGATGATGCACCCGATCCCCGGCGGCGCCTCGGCCAAGCCGTTTGTCACGCATCACAACGCGCTCGACATGCAGCAGTTCCTGCGCATCGCCCCGGAGTTGTACCTGAAGCGCCTTGTGGTTGGCGGTTTCGAGAAGGTTTTCGAAATCAACCGCAACTTCCGCAACGAAGGTTTGAGCCCGCGCCACAACCCGGAATTCACGATGATGGAGTTCTACGAGGCGTACGCGAACTACCATACGCTGATGGACTTCACCGAAGGCCTGCTCCGCCACACCGCCCGCGAGGCGCTGGGCAAGGAAGTTTTCGTCTATCAGGGCCGTGAACTCGACCTGTCCAAGCCTTTCCATCGCCTGACCATCAACCAGGCCATCCAGCGCCAGCATCCGGAATTCAGTGATGCCGAGCTGGCCGATCCCGAATTCCTCAAGGCCAAGATCAAGCACTTCGGCGAGCCGCTCAAGCCGGGCGGCCTCGGCAGTCTTCAGCTGCAACTGTTCGAAGCTTGCGCCGAAGCCCAGTGCTGGGAACCGACTTTCATCATCGACTACCCGGTCGAAGTGTCGCCGCTGGCCCGTGCCTCGGATACAAATCCGGAGATTACCGAGCGCTTTGAATTGTTCATTGTTGGGCGTGAAATTGCCAATGGCTTCTCGGAGTTGAATGACGCCGAAGACCAGGCAGCGCGCTTCCAGGAACAGATGAAGGCGAAGGATGCCGGCGATGAAGAGGCGATGTATTACGACGCTGACTTCATTCGGGCGCTGGAGTATGGCCTGCCACCGACCGGTGGGTGCGGGATCGGCATTGATCGTCTGATCATGCTGCTGACGGATGCTGCAGCCATTCGCGATGTCATTCTCTTCCCCTCCATGCGTCCCGAGTAA